Proteins from a single region of Streptomyces griseiscabiei:
- the uvrB gene encoding excinuclease ABC subunit UvrB, whose amino-acid sequence MRPVSKIERTVAPLEVVSPYQPSGDQPTAIAELAQRIGAGEKDVVLLGATGTGKSATTAWMIEKLQRPTLVMAPNKTLAAQLANEFRELLPNNAVEYFVSYYDYYQPEAYVPQSDTYIEKDSSINEEVERLRHSATNSLLTRRDVVVVASVSCIYGLGTPQEYVDRMVPLKVGEEFDRDELLRRFVDIQYTRNDLAFTRGTFRVRGDTIEIFPVYEELAVRIEMFGDEIEALSTLHPLTGEIISDDEQLYVFPATHYVAGPERLERAANDIEKELGERLSELEKQGRLLEAQRLRMRTTYDLEMLRQIGSCSGVENYSMHFDGREPGSPPNTLLDYFPDDFLLVIDESHVTVPQIGAMYEGDASRKRTLVDHGFRLPSALDNRPLKWEEFQERVGQTVYLSATPGQYELSRSDGHVEQIIRPTGLIDPEVVVKPTEGQIDDLVHEIRGRTEKDERVLVTTLTKKMAEDLTDYFLELGIQVRYLHSDVDTLRRVELLRELRAGEYDVLVGINLLREGLDLPEVSLVAILDADKEGFLRSGTSLIQTIGRAARNVSGQVHMYADKITPAMEKAIDETNRRREKQVAYNKAHGIDPQPLRKKINDIVAQIAREDVDTEQLLGSGYRKGKDGKGAKAPVPSLAGRTAKAAKGGTRATPTDRPAADLTQQIEDMTERMRAAAADLQFEIAARLRDEVSEMKKELRQMKEAGLA is encoded by the coding sequence ATGCGGCCCGTTTCCAAGATCGAACGCACGGTGGCGCCCCTCGAGGTCGTCAGTCCCTACCAGCCGAGCGGCGACCAGCCGACGGCCATCGCCGAGCTCGCCCAGCGCATCGGAGCAGGTGAGAAGGACGTCGTCCTGCTCGGCGCGACCGGCACCGGCAAGTCCGCCACCACCGCGTGGATGATCGAGAAGCTCCAGCGCCCCACCCTCGTGATGGCGCCGAACAAGACGCTGGCCGCCCAGCTGGCCAATGAGTTCCGCGAACTGCTGCCGAACAACGCGGTCGAGTACTTCGTCTCGTACTACGACTACTACCAGCCGGAGGCGTACGTCCCGCAGTCGGACACCTACATCGAGAAGGACTCCTCGATCAACGAGGAGGTGGAGCGCCTGCGCCACTCCGCGACCAACTCGCTGCTGACCCGCCGCGATGTCGTCGTGGTCGCCTCGGTCTCCTGCATCTACGGCCTCGGCACGCCCCAGGAGTACGTGGACCGCATGGTCCCGCTCAAGGTCGGCGAGGAGTTCGACCGGGACGAGCTGCTGCGCCGCTTCGTGGACATCCAGTACACGCGCAACGACCTGGCGTTCACCCGCGGCACCTTCCGGGTGCGCGGCGACACCATCGAGATCTTCCCGGTCTACGAGGAGCTGGCCGTCCGCATCGAGATGTTCGGCGACGAGATCGAGGCCCTCTCCACCCTCCACCCCCTCACCGGCGAGATCATCAGCGACGACGAACAGCTGTACGTCTTCCCGGCCACCCACTACGTCGCCGGCCCCGAGCGGCTGGAGCGCGCCGCCAACGACATCGAGAAGGAGCTGGGGGAGCGCCTGTCGGAGCTGGAGAAGCAGGGCAGGCTCCTGGAGGCCCAGCGGCTGCGCATGCGCACGACGTACGACCTGGAGATGCTCCGCCAGATCGGCTCCTGCTCGGGCGTGGAGAACTACTCGATGCACTTCGACGGCCGCGAGCCCGGCTCCCCGCCGAACACCCTGCTGGACTACTTCCCCGACGACTTCCTCCTCGTCATCGACGAGTCCCATGTGACCGTGCCCCAGATCGGCGCGATGTACGAGGGTGACGCCTCCCGCAAGCGCACCCTCGTCGACCACGGCTTCCGGCTGCCCTCCGCCCTGGACAACCGGCCGCTGAAGTGGGAGGAGTTCCAGGAGCGCGTCGGCCAGACGGTCTATCTCTCGGCGACGCCCGGCCAGTACGAGCTGTCCCGCTCCGACGGCCATGTCGAGCAGATCATCCGCCCCACCGGCCTGATCGACCCCGAGGTCGTCGTCAAGCCCACCGAGGGCCAGATCGACGACCTGGTGCACGAGATCCGGGGGCGCACCGAGAAGGACGAACGGGTCCTCGTCACCACCCTCACCAAGAAGATGGCCGAGGATCTCACCGACTACTTCCTGGAGCTGGGCATCCAGGTCCGCTACCTCCACAGCGACGTCGACACCCTGCGCCGCGTCGAACTGCTGCGTGAGCTGCGCGCCGGTGAGTACGACGTCCTCGTGGGCATCAACCTCCTGCGCGAGGGCCTCGACCTCCCCGAGGTCTCCCTGGTGGCGATCCTCGACGCCGACAAGGAGGGCTTCCTGCGCTCCGGGACCTCGCTGATCCAGACCATCGGCCGCGCGGCGCGCAATGTGTCGGGCCAGGTCCACATGTACGCCGACAAGATCACCCCGGCGATGGAGAAGGCCATCGACGAGACCAACCGGCGCCGGGAGAAGCAGGTCGCGTACAACAAGGCGCACGGCATCGACCCCCAGCCGCTCCGCAAGAAGATCAACGACATCGTCGCGCAGATCGCCCGCGAGGACGTCGACACCGAGCAGCTGCTCGGCTCGGGTTACCGCAAGGGGAAGGACGGCAAGGGAGCCAAGGCCCCCGTCCCCTCCCTCGCGGGCAGGACGGCCAAGGCGGCCAAGGGTGGGACCCGGGCGACCCCGACCGACCGTCCCGCGGCCGATCTGACCCAGCAGATCGAGGACATGACGGAGCGCATGCGCGCCGCCGCCGCCGATCTGCAGTTCGAGATCGCCGCCCGGTTGCGCGACGAGGTCTCCGAGATGAAGAAGGAACTGCGGCAGATGAAGGAGGCCGGCCTCGCCTGA
- a CDS encoding MHYT domain-containing protein, translated as MQGTVDGFSYGLVTPVVAYLMACLGGALGLRCTTRAMLVDGRWRIGWLALGSAAIGSGIWTMHFVAMMGFKVRQTPVHYDALTTFASLAVAIVMVGIGIFMVASKGATGAALFTGGTITGLGIASMHYLGMAGMRLNGTLQYNTLTVAASVAIAVVAAIAALWAAGQVRGFLWSVGASLVMGIAVSGMHYTGMAALDVHLHSASAAPVDGSSSAALLAPLMIGPLVFLLLAGVVVMFDPFMIMGRFHGNPDERRPGIPAQPTAHTCRHPESRTRREHYERSSRTPQNR; from the coding sequence ATGCAGGGCACGGTCGACGGCTTCAGCTACGGACTCGTCACACCGGTGGTGGCCTATCTCATGGCCTGCCTCGGTGGAGCGCTCGGCCTGCGCTGCACCACGAGAGCGATGCTGGTCGACGGCCGCTGGCGGATCGGCTGGCTGGCGCTCGGCTCGGCGGCCATCGGCTCCGGAATCTGGACCATGCACTTCGTCGCGATGATGGGCTTCAAGGTCCGGCAGACCCCGGTCCACTACGACGCGCTGACCACCTTCGCGAGCCTCGCCGTCGCGATCGTCATGGTCGGCATCGGGATCTTCATGGTCGCCTCCAAAGGGGCGACCGGCGCCGCGCTCTTCACCGGCGGCACCATCACCGGACTGGGCATCGCCTCCATGCACTACCTGGGCATGGCCGGGATGCGCCTCAACGGCACGCTCCAGTACAACACCCTCACCGTCGCCGCCTCGGTCGCCATCGCCGTCGTGGCCGCGATCGCCGCCCTGTGGGCCGCCGGACAGGTCCGCGGCTTCCTGTGGAGCGTGGGCGCCAGTCTCGTCATGGGGATCGCCGTCAGCGGCATGCACTACACCGGCATGGCCGCCCTCGACGTCCATCTGCACAGCGCCTCCGCCGCTCCGGTCGACGGCTCCTCCTCCGCGGCCCTGCTCGCCCCGCTGATGATCGGCCCGCTGGTCTTCCTGCTTCTCGCGGGCGTCGTCGTCATGTTCGACCCGTTCATGATCATGGGCAGGTTCCACGGGAACCCGGACGAGCGGCGGCCCGGCATCCCCGCCCAGCCCACCGCGCACACCTGCCGGCACCCGGAGTCCCGCACCCGCCGGGAGCACTACGAGCGCAGCTCCCGCACCCCGCAGAACCGCTGA